A segment of the Populus nigra chromosome 12, ddPopNigr1.1, whole genome shotgun sequence genome:
GGAGTAACCTGATCTGACCCAGTCAAAAACTTGGGTCGACATGTGACCTGTTtgatcaaagataaaaaaaaaaacaagtaaaaaacctattgacattttttttttttgagtaaaatCAGGTTGACTCTTTTATAGGCCTTGCCTCAAATTGAATCTtgagttggattttaaaattataataataattatttttatccatacGTTGACATGCATCAACCCAGATTGACCTTTCCAACTTGTGATCCAGGCCTTATTCCTAATCGACCATTGAGTTGGgttataaaactatgataataaccatgtttatccttacattgaccCAGTCAACCAGGGTTAACCCTCCTGACCTGTGACCTAGACCTTCCCCTAGGTCGACAACCGAATTGGGTTCTTAAACTATGATCATAACcacttttattcttatattaactCTAGTCAATGGTCAACTCGAATTGTGACCCGAGCCTTGTCCAAAGTTGACCCtcaagtcaggttttaaaactattataataactACTTTTACGCTTATATTGACTCTGGTTAATCCGAGCTGACCCTCTCAACCTATGACCTGAGCATTGTCCTAGATCGACCTCcaagttaagttttaaaattataataataactatttttatccttacatgtcttagataaacaattttaagattgagagttttttataaagatattttaggaataaaaaaataataaatattatctttgaaTACATATCTTCTCTAaagcttttattttgaaaatataaaaaattactccaaaattattttagaaacatttatttttatgtctatCTTTGTTTCTACAACTAAATACATTTCTGTGTTTTTGAGTGAATATTGtcccttgatttgatttgagcattgatattaattattgaacaaacttcttaaaaaaaatttcatatcttgttatttataactgaattttttttatagatgtcaatgaaaattaaattcactttaagaaatattttcaaattttttgaagtcgaaaactatttttattttatagaaaatacaaattaaaaaattataatcaatagaatataatttgaaattatcatataatttgAATATAAGTGGAAAATATCAACttaattaaaataccaaaaattatgtttttttttaaaaagtttctaGTCAATGATAATggtcaaatcaaataaaaaaacaatattttaatcaaaacatgagaatttaaaaataaaattgacaaattgATTTTACAGATCTCAATGTGAGCTAGCTGGAGAAGAAACGCCATTAAACCAAGGCAAAAAAGGGGGTGAGGTCTTTCTTATCCTCCAAGAATAAAACATCACGTTTGATCTACATTTATTGATGACAATGGAGGACAGATGGATACAGGAAATCAGATCTTTCATTTTTCCCATCTCAGGAAAGATTCAATGCTCTCATCTCTCCTCTTTcttcgaaagaaaaaaaaaagaaaaaagaaaaagttgatGCAAACATGTGATCTTCCATGTTTTGGTTGCTTTTAGTTGATGGCTGCCTAGCTATTCAGTCATTCGATCAAGTTCACATCTATAGCAGTacaattcttatatatatatatatatatatatatatatatatatatatatatatatataatcccaATGCTAATAGCATGTCTTTGATCAAGGTTAAAGGGTGTTTGATAGCTtggttaaatttgtttttcaaataaatttttatttaaaatatattaaaataatattagcatgtagaaacaataaaaaaacattacaaacaaaaataaaaaattaagaaaaacacgATCTAACAATAATCCCAGACAGTTCATAGAATTACTCTTGGCCAAGAAGATTTTCCACCTTGAAAATCCCTTCAATATCAACCTTTTTGTCTATTCATCTAATTGCGACTGGCTATTTGATAATGACGTCCTACCAACTCAAATTAGCTTCTCCACCATCAAGTTAAACAAGTCAAGGAAATCTTGATCACATCGATCCGCActctttgtgtatttttttctctgctAGTTAAGTTGGCAATGATGACATCAACTAATTAGCTTTTTCCCTCAGAatttaacaaagtttaattgtGTTTTCTTCTGTAATTGATAGAAGAAATCCAACCCGTCCTATATTTAAAACTAGGGTTTTGATTTCATTCTTGAACACATGTTATTAAGAAGGATAACAGGCACAGTAACATCCAACTTTCGGTAACCAAAAacgaaaaagagagaaagaaaggtgATGGCAAGAGAGAGAGGTAAAAAAGTGAACGCAATTTTATTAAAGATTCCCACCATTTAACATTTTAAACCATATCTTCATCTGAATGATTGTCAACGAGAACTTTTTAGCTCCCACTAAATGGAATTTGAGTTTGAATTAAAGTGTTTCATTAGTCAAATATCATGTTTAAGATTATTTATAAGCTAGCTGTCGATGCTGCAGCCTGTGGATGGCGAAAGTCTTCACAGGGGAGGAAGAAAATGCAGCAAGGTATAAGAATAAAGAGGAGATGTAGATGGGCTGGCTAGTATTCGTGGGATCAGAGAAGACACAAGAGTGTGGGTTTGTTGTGTTGGTGGGTGTTCTTGAAGGGTACACAATCTGAGAGATGCGAGCTGCTTGCTAGCATAAAGTCAAATGTGTTACTGGGAGTTTATGGTATATATCGAGCTGCTCCTAGAATGATAATGGAGGTCCGTGCATGCAGGAGGAGTCAAGCTAGAATGATAGTATATAGTGGAGGTCCGTGCATGCAGGAGGAGTCAAGCTAGAATGTCAATGGAGGTCCGTGCAGgcaatctttcaatattaaaaaaatgcaataaatcGGGAACGATATGAAGATAAGATTTGGCCAATGGAGGTCGATTGGTCTGCGCACCAATGATTCTTATATCTGAAAACGGGCATGGAGACAGCTACTGCGGTAACTTCCAACCCTCTGCAGTCTCGTATATGTATTTATTtgcatatattttcatattttttatttattttaatgaatatgaaatattttaactttatatTACTTACAatcaatttttcatatatatatatatatatatatatatatatttgttattaacaaaaactctaaatAGAATGAGAGTTTAGGTATAGTTTATTGTGGATTCctatagtaaaattatttttttattcttgagtgagaaaaaatcaagttttaacgttgagttatttttatcttttttactaATTCATTGGTCATTAACATATTATTTGAGTatatgcaactttttttttatcctaaaatcAATAGAACTTAGAATTATTGACCAAGGGTTTTTATGACTTTTTACAAGTTTCTTAAcagtaaaaatactttttgtctccaagataaaaaaaaattattgagccGCTGAACAAGAGTTTTTCAGGTTTTTCCATTATTCATCGACAATGAAAGTACgtttttaaccttaaaaaagagaaaaaattaccTTTGTATTTGGGGGTATTTTTGCACTTTTACATGattattttgtgtaattaatagGGTCATAAAGATGTACAGTGATTAGATTGTCATCGATGATCATTTCCCCCCTTATTTCTCTTTCATGAGAGATAAAGTACATCATtgtcttctttttaaaaattttagacttctgtcttttaatttcttattttgttcttattttttttatagaaattttttttgttaaagttattttttaattcaatttaacccttcaattaaaaaattttatttgttctctaattaattttttttctcccctattttttttttagattttgttgtatgattgatttttttttaatttttaatttattttcatcggCTTCATGagagtttaaaaattcaaaaattttaaaatatatagttagACTACAGTGTCAAACAGGTGAGCTGAAACATAGAAAACAGGTGAGCTGAAACATGCTGACTTGCAAGGCGCATGATGACGGATAGAATCATTCAAATTAGCAAAGAGTGCTTGTTGATTCACGAGCAACTCTTTTGGATGTTAAACTCGGAAGCTAGCTTCAGGAATCTATACAACAAGAAGAAATCTAGCAACTATTGACTGTTACCGAGATGATATATCTGGGGGCAAAGGGAAGGGTAAGAATTTCCAACGCCTTGTTCAACACATTATCTTGGATTATCTCTCAGATTTCCTAATCAGCCACGTTCTCAGTTCTCTAAAATAATGCTTGAAAGCGATGGCAGGAGCATTCGCGAAAccatatttattaaatgaattCTGAACAGTTCATTGTCAAACCGACAAGTTAGGAGATGAATAAAGTTCtgtgaaattttattaaataaattggttgagaaacCGATGCCAAAAAGCATGAGAAGCTTACAACAATATAAAAGTAGTGAGAAGCTTACAACAATATAAAAGTAGTGGAGATGCTACACTATAGAAACAGGAATGTTAATAATACTGTTACAAATGCCATCAATGACAGGGTGAGGGAGGAGGACGACGAAGCTACTAtctgaatgatgaaattgcaatTCCCTTGGGAAATATTCTGATTGGTAATCGTGGCCAGGCCTTCAAAATTACAGGCGAATTCATCCTGGTTTTGTACCTGGTAGTACATGTTGAAAGCATATGAAGCATTCCCATTGGAGTCCAAGCTGTTGCAAGAAGAGCCATATCCGAGTGCAGTGCAGTCTGAACGTGAGCAAGCATAATCTATGTTCTCTGCAAGCTTGCTAAGATCCTTAGCATTTGGATTAAACATACACCATTTAGCCGGAAGATATTGCACATTCCGCGCGCCAGCAAGAAACTTGTTTTGATTCTGACCAGAAAGATCTAGAGGAAATTTTGGCTGCCCATCATAACGAAAGATCCCCCAATGGCGCTCAAAATTTCCAGGAGCGATGCTCTTGGCATCCTCGTCAAGAAGACCAAACAGGTAAACTTCAATGTAGCCAGGCCGAAGTGGAGTGCCTCTATTGCCTACAAGTCGTGGTATAAGTCCATTGTAAAATCTAAGAGCATAACCTATGTTAGCATTCTTGTCCCCATCTGTGGGCCAGCCTACCTCGCCTACTACAATGGGCATATCCCCATGCCCAGCCGCTTTCAAGGCCGAAACCAAGGTGTCAAAGTTGGCATCAAAAACATTGGTGTACTGAATCCCAGTACCTTTGTCTACAACAGGTTGAGGAGCCCCATCAAAGAAAGCATAATCAAATGGGAAATCATCATTCCCATAAAGACTTAGGAAAGGATAGATGTTCACAGTGAAAGGCGCTCCGTTCTGACTCAAAAACTGAACAATCTGGGTCATAATGTCATTGATATCACTGCGGAATCTTCCAGAAGATGGATAAGCTTGGTCATCTGGTGAGCCGTAGACATCAGCATTTAAGGGTACAGTGGCCTTTATGGAGTCTCCTACCCCAGCATCATTAAGGGCATTCTGTATGTTCCGAAGTGCTGGGAAGGTGGTGTTTAAGAATGAACCATTATAGGATGTGAGGAAAGGCTCATTACCAACTGCTACATACCTGTGCAgagacaataaaaatatttaggaatcCAGAagttaattgtgaatttttattCTCAACAACATAAAATGCATTCACAGCCAAATAATGGAAGTAAATCTTCCAATTTATATGCTTGGAAATGAAATAGTTAGTTGCTGATTTGCATAAATTCCTTCATTCAACAGAATCGATTTAATGCAGAGATATAGAATTCAAacacaatacacacacacacacacacacacacaccatctCTTGTAGTTTAAGAAGATAGAAATGTTTTCAAGCTCTAATGCACACACCTCCAGATGCATTTTTATAGGAAATTATTGATGCCAAGGCACAAAAATCATTCAGAAAAGGAGCCACCTAAAGGGgaaaaaatggattttattttctttttctcaaaattgaTCACAAGAATAAatcctttttttcattctatTCTATATAACACACCAATAAACTTTTGgaatataaatatcttttactAGTAACTAACCACCGTTCCATCTCCCAAGTAAACATAATTTCTAAACCAATGAGCATTTGGCCAGGTCTCTTTTTCTGATTTCTGCACTTGCCACCTTAAGAGCTAATATAAAATCTTGTATTTCATATCATTTCCGAAAACACCAAGAGTATCTGAAAAGATGGAAAATGTGCAGgttgaattttaaataagaaTTACAGCAAATTTAAGTGGAAAATGATGTGTTATGTTATGGAACTACACACCCGTTTCAATTAATTCCCACATGTCATCAAGCACTGGATATGGAGAAACCGCACAGACAAGTCTAGCAAAACATAATTCTCTTGTTCTACTTATATCCCATACCAATTGACTTTCAGAGTGGCCAAGGTTGCGttccttttctccttttcaGTATATACAAGTCTCTCAAAGAAGTACAGCACTGAGAATATGATTCTCCAAAGTTTTTGAATGCATACGAAAAGGAAATCAAAAGTTCACAAGGATAAAAGCTGGAGTGCTCAGTGAGATTCCAAAGCCCAACCTCCCATTTTATTTTCCTAGAAATTCTCAGCATGTGCTATCATATTCTATAAAACAGATTACTCAGAGTAGAAAACGATTAACATTTTAATGACTCGCCTAACAATTTGGCAAGCAAAACTTGCGCGCATCGCATTAATGCCTATCAAATTGTTAGCTTCTCCAATTAACAAATCACAACTGCCATCTTATGGAAGATTCAACAAACAAGTCAGCCATTTTAACAATTCCTACTGTGGAAGTTTCTATATTCCTAAGTACTACATTGGATGGGGATTAGAGGAGCTGAATCTGTATAGCAAATGTAATAAAGTATCTGAAATTGTTGCATCTTCATCCAAAAGCAATAGAATTATCAAGACTTCCAAAACACAGACAATATTGCTGCATTCTGTCACAATCTGCAGGGCAACTCTAATCACAACTCATACAATCCCACTTTGTTAAATTTGTTTAAGTAACACAAATTTAAACTTAAGAAATCAATTCAAAGTCAAATCCTAGAGAACACCAACTTCTCAACTGCATTGATTATGCACTAGAAGGTctaattactttcttttttttttgcaattgcaagaaaaagcaaaaatgttaccaacaacaacaaaaaccatAAACTCCGAGTTAAtcatattaatagaaaaaatttagtttagagagagagagagagctcaaGCTTACTTGATGGTAATTCCTCCATTGAAGTTATAACGAGTGACATTCCTCTTGACCCAATCTTTAGCACGATTATAATCACCCATTACAGCAAGCTGATCATTAGGAATAGCAACCATAACTTCAATGCCAGAACCAGCAAGCGCAGTCATTGTATTTTGGTCTGCATCAAAAAGCTTCACTTTTAGGATGCcattatccttcaacatttgaacAACTGTTTCTGGTGACAATTTACGTATAGCCATAGTTCCCCAATTAACACCAAGACCATGAACACAACTCCCTAAAAGgcctaaaatcaaaaccaatctAAGAAACCAACAAGTACCCATTTTTAGTTctggtttccaagaaaaaaatttcaaggaaaagGGAAGACAAGACAACACAGTAGAGTcgaagggttttattaattgttgTAGCTAAAAACtcagtttctttcctttttttgtgaGAAAGAGAGGGAAAGCAACGGTTTTGACAGATCGGTACGCTAAAACAGCGAAAAAATAGCGATTTAAGGGCCACGATTTGCAGTTCGTGATTAATAGGAGAGAAGGATAGAAACACGCAAAAATCTAATGAATATttcaaaacaaggaaaaaaggaGCATAAATATGAATCAAAGACAAAAGTGTAAAAGAAATACacttttttatttccttctgCTGCGTGAACAGTGAGAATCAATAACCAAGAATCCGCAACTCTTTTAAGAAACTCAAGAAACAGAGCAACAAAAACAGAGCAAGCGGAGATATCCCGATGGACTGATACTTAGTTatgattaacaaaaaatatatgctaaaGAGAATGGATTGATCGATTTTGGAAGATGGGTTTTGAatggaaaccaaaaaaacaagcaaaaatagAATCGGAAGTTAAAAGGGTGGAAAGATAAAAATCTGTGGATTTGAAAAACACATGAAAGATACCAAAACCGTGTGTATCAAAAGAGACGCGttgaataaaaaaccaaaatagtaAAGAGAAAACACAGAGATGGGTTTTTTTGACAATGAGAAAAGGTGAAAACAGAAAACTCAGATACTTAGAtagataagagagagagagagagagagagagagagagccaatAAGGAAATGACAAAGCACCAAGGGAAGAGGTGTAGAAACCTCGCTTTCTCTAATGGGGGTATAAATATCTAGGAACGGCTCCTAACGGCTAGTATTTTTGAGAAATCATTGAGATGGGTTTTgctgtttttgattttttgtgaaGGTTTTAAAAcattgctagctagctaggtctTACTGTGAAAATAAGAGAGATGAATGTCTAAATAAATGATTAAGAGGTaaggatttaaaaaatttgtgtgtgtttgatcATAGAATTCCTAAAAGCATTGAACTGAAAATTAAATCCTTCcaagtttaattaaatagatGCTTTGAATTCacatttgttttgattaaaaaaaagtaaattaagatTTGATGGTCTTAGATTGTTCCATTTTTAAATTCTATACCTTAAACTTGTAAATAAAAATCtctaaaaaacatgtaattgagattgttttttaaaatatttttatttaaaagtatattaaaataatcttttttaatatcagtgcatcaaaataatttaaatatatataaaaataaaaaaattatttaaaatttactaaaaCTTTGATGCAAATACAATGCCATACAAATATGGAATCTAACCATTTAGATAGTGGCTTAATGATAAAAACTTGGGACcaaaaggtttgttttttttatggtcttaGGTTCGAgctctgtggttgctcatatgatggctactgaaggcttatatgatcgttaattttaagGCGCatggaattaattgagatacacGCAAGTTAGACCgtctaaattaaactaaaaaaaatatgaaatcttCAATGCTAGATTATCCTTTTGGGGAGGATATAATAAATACTTTGTAAAAGTCATGAAAGATGCTTTTTCTTTCAATCTCCTTTCTGCCTTGCTGATTTAGGAAGCAAtgaactcaaaatatttttcgtgTTTAGatgtatgaaaatattttttaaaattttttttttaaaatcttccaTCAAATGTGTTTATTATTTGAGattcaaaaatctaaaaactataTGTAATTTTTGGCTTTCAAATAACATGTAAAGTTTGACcagatatttttattcttagcttccggaaagaaaggaagagctgaaaaaaacccaaaaaaatgaaTTGCCAAATGGTCCAAGTCTATATTTCCAATCTAATTAAGCATAATCCCTATGagttttaacaataaaaaaaatgtttaaatttagttttccaTTAGGCATTAGGCTTAATCTTAAGACTCTTTATCTTATATTCTTAATACAAATGATGCGTGCGGCATCATTTGAACATTTAAATTCTAAGTTAAAGATTTACtcattaaatgattttaataaggTTTCGTttcatcaaatttcaaaaatttagaaattaaaaaaaaattctcactaATTCATTTGAGATTAAAACCTTAGAAGGAgatattgataaaattataatattaaaaagaaaaactaggtTGTTGCTTGTTTAAGAGTATGGCTgtgattgttttgaaaaatattttttattttaaaatgtattaaaataatatttttttaaaaaattatttttaatataaatgcatcaaaataatttaaaaatattaataaaatattaatttaaaagtaaagaaaaaaattaaaaaaataattttttttttaaataaacacgAAAACAAATTTCCCCCTCCTTCTAGTTACTTGTTAGTGgtgttataattattaaatagtaCAGTAAAAGTGACGTTTCCCCACTTTCCATGCTTTTCAAACAGTCGGTAGCCGACAGACAGTATAATGGGTCCGTGCTGGTACATATTATTCTCGTAAAAAACAACATGTAATTgatacaaatgttttttttttttttcatacaaaacaacattaattcaaatgtgattgtaaaaaataaaataaattaatgatttgagttataatatcaattaagattaataaattgattttattttaattagataataaaaaaaataatgatattaattagaaaatattttttaaaaaaatattattataccttgaaaaaaaccaaaagaaacatcaaatcagataaaaaagataaagaaaattagATCGGGTCAATAACaaggaaaaatataacaaaaaaaattaacttcataaaaagatttaaaaaaattaaaaaataaagttaaaaattaaataaaaaatacacggTGAATGACACGAACTGCACTAAATGAAAGAGAATGCGACGACTCATCTAAATACACGACGAATGAGTAATTTTAACTGCTGGGAAATGCTATATGTGTCGTCTAAAGTGCAAGGGTGTTTCCCGCTCACTAGCagctttttgaatttaattattattttattatgattaaataTGACAATgctcttaacaaaaaaaaaacaaaaacaacaacttgAAAATACACTAATAAGAAAGTTTTGGTATTGCTGAGTAATCCACTtgtacacttaaaaaaaaaaaactataataccCTTGATCAAGGCTCATAATTTTTTGATTCCAACatcattttagtattttgattgttcataaaaaataaaaagattataatacCCTTCTAAACAAGGCTACACTTTATTAGATTAAGAGGCAAAAACAgttattttaatgttataatCCACAATAAAACAACTGTTACTACCCCTCGGGACTTAGTATACTTAGTTGTAGTTatatgatacttttttttttgatttacgtggatgtccaggccagcttgcgcgcaccacgactaatcccacgacccactgaacaccctgcaaaccCAGTGGACATGTAAGGCACCGCGAGGGTGACAGACATGCACATGAAAACTTAAACCCAGGAGCAGCAGGAAGAGACAAATCTCTCCTACCGCCAGGCCAAGACCCTCAGTGATACTTGAGAAGAGGACTCGAGGCTTCTTGCCTTTTGGATTTGCAAAGCGATTATTCCCTCTCCAGTCTCCCCCCTTTTCGCAAAgctagaaaaagaaattctgattaaaaaaaaaaaagaatttattcatGAACAGAAAGAGTATGAACTATGAATCTTTGATACCAACttgctaaaattaattaagcactATTATTCCATGCTTTACGGCTAAAATTACAATTGAAACTTGAATGAACTCACCAATCTTGGTTGGTTCCTCATTCGTATACGCATCAAAGTCTATCGAACAAGTTGATCAAATCCTGGAATATTGGAGTATCGTATTCTATCGAACAAGCTGATCAAATTTACCACCGTATATGTATTGTATCTCCGCCGTCGAACTAGATCTTTATACTCCCAACAAGTCTTGTTCGAGAAACATgacttaattatatattatagtgGGTGAtcaggttttgtttgttttttgtttttaaaattttgttttgaattaatttttttttgttttcagataat
Coding sequences within it:
- the LOC133669576 gene encoding glucan endo-1,3-beta-glucosidase 8-like; amino-acid sequence: MGTCWFLRLVLILGLLGSCVHGLGVNWGTMAIRKLSPETVVQMLKDNGILKVKLFDADQNTMTALAGSGIEVMVAIPNDQLAVMGDYNRAKDWVKRNVTRYNFNGGITIKYVAVGNEPFLTSYNGSFLNTTFPALRNIQNALNDAGVGDSIKATVPLNADVYGSPDDQAYPSSGRFRSDINDIMTQIVQFLSQNGAPFTVNIYPFLSLYGNDDFPFDYAFFDGAPQPVVDKGTGIQYTNVFDANFDTLVSALKAAGHGDMPIVVGEVGWPTDGDKNANIGYALRFYNGLIPRLVGNRGTPLRPGYIEVYLFGLLDEDAKSIAPGNFERHWGIFRYDGQPKFPLDLSGQNQNKFLAGARNVQYLPAKWCMFNPNAKDLSKLAENIDYACSRSDCTALGYGSSCNSLDSNGNASYAFNMYYQVQNQDEFACNFEGLATITNQNISQGNCNFIIQIVASSSSSLTLSLMAFVTVLLTFLFL